One stretch of Nocardioides perillae DNA includes these proteins:
- the groES gene encoding co-chaperone GroES has product MSVNIKPLEDRIVVKPLDAEQTTASGLVIPDTAKEKPQEGEVVAVGPGRFNEDGDERIPMDVSVGDKVIYSKYGGTEVKYGGDEFLILSARDVLAIVS; this is encoded by the coding sequence GTGTCGGTCAACATCAAGCCCCTCGAGGACCGCATCGTGGTCAAGCCCCTCGACGCCGAGCAGACCACGGCGTCCGGCCTGGTCATCCCCGACACCGCCAAGGAGAAGCCCCAGGAGGGCGAGGTCGTGGCGGTCGGCCCGGGTCGGTTCAACGAGGACGGCGACGAGCGCATCCCCATGGACGTCTCCGTGGGCGACAAGGTCATCTACAGCAAGTACGGCGGCACCGAGGTGAAGTACGGCGGGGACGAGTTCCTCATCCTCTCGGCGCGCGACGTCCTCGCGATCGTCTCCTGA
- the groL gene encoding chaperonin GroEL (60 kDa chaperone family; promotes refolding of misfolded polypeptides especially under stressful conditions; forms two stacked rings of heptamers to form a barrel-shaped 14mer; ends can be capped by GroES; misfolded proteins enter the barrel where they are refolded when GroES binds): MPKILEFDENARRALERGVDALANAVKVTLGPKGRYVVLDKKWGAPTITNDGVTVAREVELDDPFENLGAQLTKEVATKTNDVAGDGTTTATVLAQAMVHEGLRAVAAGANPMGLKRGMDAAAEAVGDALRAAAREVETREDMSSVATISSRDSHIGDLLAEAFDKVGKDGVITVEESNTMGTELEFTEGMQFDKGYISQYFVTDPERMEAVLDDPYILLHQGKISAVADLLPLLEKVIQSGKPLFILAEDVDGEALSTLVVNKIRGTFNAVAVKSPAFGDRRKAMMQDIATLTGGQVVAPEVGLKLDQVGLEVLGQARRVVVTKDDTTIVDGAGDAAEVEGRVNQIKAEIESTESDWDREKLQERLAKLAGGVCVIKVGAATEVELKEKKHRIEDAVSATRAAIEEGIVPGGGSALIHAVSVLEKDLGLTGDEAAGVRIVRKAADEPLRWIAENGGENGYVVTTKVRELGVGNGYNAATGEYGDLVAQGVLDPVKVTRSALVNATSIAAMLLTTETLVVDKPEEEEPAAAGGHGHGHGH, translated from the coding sequence ATGCCCAAGATCCTGGAGTTCGACGAGAACGCCCGGCGGGCGCTCGAGCGCGGCGTCGACGCGCTCGCGAACGCCGTCAAGGTCACGCTCGGCCCCAAGGGCCGCTACGTCGTCCTGGACAAGAAGTGGGGCGCCCCCACGATCACCAACGACGGCGTCACCGTCGCCCGCGAGGTCGAGCTCGACGACCCCTTCGAGAACCTCGGCGCGCAGCTGACCAAGGAGGTCGCCACCAAGACCAACGACGTGGCCGGTGACGGCACCACCACGGCGACGGTCCTGGCCCAGGCGATGGTCCACGAGGGCCTGCGCGCGGTCGCCGCCGGCGCCAACCCGATGGGCCTCAAGCGGGGCATGGACGCCGCGGCCGAGGCCGTCGGCGACGCCCTCCGCGCGGCCGCCCGCGAGGTCGAGACCCGTGAGGACATGTCCTCGGTCGCCACGATCTCCTCGCGCGACTCCCACATCGGCGACCTGCTCGCCGAGGCCTTCGACAAGGTCGGCAAGGACGGCGTGATCACCGTCGAGGAGTCCAACACCATGGGCACCGAGCTGGAGTTCACCGAGGGGATGCAGTTCGACAAGGGCTACATCTCGCAGTACTTCGTCACCGACCCCGAGCGCATGGAGGCCGTCCTCGACGACCCCTACATCCTCCTGCACCAGGGCAAGATCTCGGCCGTCGCGGACCTGCTGCCGCTGCTGGAGAAGGTCATCCAGTCGGGCAAGCCGCTCTTCATCCTCGCCGAGGACGTCGACGGCGAGGCGCTCTCGACGCTGGTCGTCAACAAGATCCGCGGCACCTTCAACGCCGTCGCGGTGAAGAGCCCCGCTTTCGGCGACCGCCGCAAGGCGATGATGCAGGACATCGCGACCCTGACCGGCGGTCAGGTCGTCGCCCCCGAGGTCGGCCTCAAGCTCGACCAGGTCGGCCTCGAGGTGCTGGGCCAGGCCCGCCGCGTCGTGGTGACGAAGGACGACACCACGATCGTCGACGGCGCGGGCGACGCGGCCGAGGTCGAGGGTCGCGTCAACCAGATCAAGGCCGAGATCGAGTCGACCGAGTCCGACTGGGACCGCGAGAAGCTCCAGGAGCGCCTCGCCAAGCTGGCCGGCGGCGTGTGCGTCATCAAGGTCGGCGCCGCCACCGAGGTGGAGCTGAAGGAGAAGAAGCACCGCATCGAGGACGCCGTCTCCGCGACGCGCGCCGCGATCGAGGAGGGCATCGTCCCCGGCGGCGGCTCCGCGCTGATCCACGCCGTCTCGGTGCTGGAGAAGGACCTCGGCCTCACCGGTGACGAGGCCGCCGGCGTGCGCATCGTGCGCAAGGCCGCCGACGAGCCGCTGCGCTGGATCGCCGAGAACGGCGGCGAGAACGGCTACGTCGTCACCACCAAGGTCCGCGAGCTCGGCGTCGGCAACGGCTACAACGCCGCCACCGGCGAGTACGGCGACCTGGTCGCCCAGGGCGTCCTCGACCCGGTCAAGGTCACCCGCTCCGCGCTGGTCAACGCGACCTCGATCGCGGCGATGCTGCTCACGACCGAGACCCTGGTCGTCGACAAGCCCGAGGAGGAGGAGCCCGCGGCCGCCGGCGGCCACGGGCACGGTCACGGCCACTGA
- a CDS encoding GNAT family N-acetyltransferase: MRTTLPDRPGALAVLARHCGEAGVNILGLQIFPGIEAVTDELVLRTPDGWTTADTAALVEGAGGVAVSAAPCTEAALVDQPTRYVQAARTVLAQPASFPEVVAALFDAEADPEPHALTPVQDVMDMTVGDVQVQVRRTAPFTATEHARGASMADLVSDVLARARADESAAVAPVAGRRLGGGAAPSFEHDGDVVRAVVDGTVVGAAALRAEVEPGVREVRLRVDAAWQRRGIGTRLLVEVTRLAGASGAGEVLLTTRADNQAVLPMVLAAGLKGRIRMAADVLTVRVPVRDLRPSRS; this comes from the coding sequence GTGCGCACGACCCTGCCCGACCGCCCCGGCGCCCTCGCGGTGCTGGCCCGCCACTGCGGGGAGGCGGGCGTCAACATCCTCGGCCTGCAGATCTTCCCCGGGATCGAGGCGGTCACCGACGAGCTCGTGCTGCGCACGCCGGACGGCTGGACGACGGCCGACACCGCCGCCCTCGTCGAGGGCGCGGGCGGGGTGGCCGTCAGTGCCGCCCCCTGCACCGAGGCGGCGCTGGTCGACCAGCCCACGCGCTACGTGCAGGCCGCCCGCACCGTCCTCGCGCAGCCGGCCAGCTTCCCCGAGGTCGTCGCCGCCCTCTTCGACGCCGAGGCGGACCCCGAGCCGCACGCACTCACACCGGTGCAGGACGTGATGGACATGACCGTCGGCGACGTGCAGGTGCAGGTGCGCCGGACGGCGCCGTTCACCGCGACCGAGCACGCCCGCGGGGCGTCGATGGCCGACCTGGTGAGCGACGTGCTCGCCCGCGCGCGCGCCGACGAGTCGGCCGCGGTCGCTCCGGTGGCGGGACGACGGCTCGGCGGCGGTGCGGCGCCGTCGTTCGAGCACGACGGCGACGTCGTGCGCGCCGTGGTCGACGGCACCGTCGTGGGTGCGGCCGCGCTGCGCGCCGAGGTGGAGCCCGGGGTGCGCGAGGTGCGCCTGCGCGTCGACGCCGCGTGGCAGCGGCGCGGCATCGGGACCCGCCTGCTGGTCGAGGTCACGCGGCTGGCCGGGGCGTCCGGGGCCGGCGAGGTGCTGCTCACGACCCGGGCCGACAACCAGGCGGTGCTGCCGATGGTGCTCGCCGCGGGCCTGAAGGGCCGGATCCGGATGGCGGCCGACGTGCTGACCGTGCGGGTGCCGGTGCGCGACCTGCGGCCGTCGCGGTCCTGA
- the guaB gene encoding IMP dehydrogenase, protein MDVPEKFATLGLTYDDVLLLPGESDLAPSDIDTTSRLTREISLKVPLVSAAMDTVTESRMAIAMARQGGLGVLHRNLSIEDQAYQVDLVKRTQTGIISNPVTIGPDATLEQLDRICGEYRVSGLPVVDADQRLLGIITNRDLRFTPVAEWATTKVDEVMTPMPLITGDVGISRDDATLLLRKHKRERLPLVDGEGRLAGLITVKDFVKSEQFPNASYDADGRLLVGAAIGYFGDAWDRATRLVEAGVDVLVADTAHGHVHLLLDMVRRLKTDPATRHVQVIGGNVATRAGAQAFVDAGADAVKVGVGPGSICTTRVVTGVGVPQVTAVHEASLAATPAGVPVIADGGMKYSGEIAKALVAGASTVMLGSLLAGCEESPGELVFVNGKQYKSYRGMGSLGAMSSRQKKSYSKDRYFQAEVASDDQIVPEGIEGQVAYRGPLGAVAHQLVGGLVQSMFYVGARTVPELQEKGRFVRITSASLTESHPHGVQMTVEAPNYTGR, encoded by the coding sequence GTGGATGTTCCCGAGAAGTTCGCGACGCTGGGCCTGACCTACGACGACGTCCTGCTGCTGCCGGGGGAGTCGGACCTCGCGCCCTCGGACATCGACACCACCTCGCGGCTGACCCGCGAGATCTCGCTCAAGGTGCCGCTGGTCTCGGCCGCGATGGACACCGTCACCGAGTCGCGGATGGCGATCGCGATGGCGCGCCAGGGCGGCCTCGGGGTGCTGCACCGCAACCTCTCGATCGAGGACCAGGCCTACCAGGTCGACCTCGTCAAGCGCACCCAGACCGGCATCATCTCCAACCCGGTGACCATCGGGCCCGACGCGACGCTCGAGCAGCTCGACCGCATCTGCGGCGAGTACCGCGTCTCCGGCCTGCCCGTGGTCGACGCCGACCAGCGGCTGCTCGGCATCATCACCAACCGCGACCTGCGCTTCACCCCGGTCGCGGAGTGGGCGACCACCAAGGTCGACGAGGTCATGACCCCGATGCCGCTCATCACCGGCGACGTCGGCATCTCCCGCGACGACGCGACCCTGCTGCTGCGCAAGCACAAGCGCGAGCGGCTGCCGCTCGTCGACGGCGAGGGCCGGCTGGCCGGCCTCATCACCGTGAAGGACTTCGTGAAGTCCGAGCAGTTCCCGAACGCCTCCTACGACGCCGACGGCCGGCTGCTCGTCGGCGCGGCCATCGGTTACTTCGGCGACGCGTGGGACCGCGCGACCCGCCTCGTCGAGGCCGGCGTCGACGTGCTCGTCGCCGACACCGCGCACGGCCACGTGCACCTGCTCCTCGACATGGTCAGGCGCCTCAAGACCGACCCCGCCACCCGCCACGTGCAGGTCATCGGCGGCAACGTCGCCACCCGCGCGGGTGCGCAGGCCTTCGTCGACGCCGGTGCCGACGCCGTCAAGGTCGGGGTGGGGCCTGGCTCGATCTGCACCACCCGCGTCGTCACCGGCGTGGGCGTCCCGCAGGTGACCGCCGTCCACGAGGCGTCGCTCGCCGCGACGCCGGCCGGCGTGCCGGTCATCGCCGACGGCGGCATGAAGTACAGCGGCGAGATCGCCAAGGCGCTCGTCGCCGGCGCCAGCACGGTGATGCTCGGCTCGCTGCTCGCCGGTTGCGAGGAGAGCCCGGGCGAGCTGGTCTTCGTCAACGGCAAGCAGTACAAGTCCTACCGCGGCATGGGCTCGCTCGGCGCGATGTCGAGCCGGCAGAAGAAGTCCTACTCCAAGGACCGCTACTTCCAGGCCGAGGTCGCCAGCGACGACCAGATCGTCCCCGAGGGCATCGAGGGCCAGGTCGCCTACCGCGGCCCGCTCGGCGCCGTCGCCCACCAGCTCGTCGGCGGCCTCGTGCAGTCGATGTTCTACGTCGGCGCCCGCACCGTGCCCGAGCTGCAGGAGAAGGGCCGCTTCGTGCGGATCACCTCCGCCTCGCTCACCGAGAGCCACCCCCACGGCGTGCAGATGACGGTCGAGGCGCCCAACTACACCGGTCGCTGA
- a CDS encoding N-acetyltransferase yields the protein MTPDVPLETTVLADRPDLLPAVWGMASTWPEFMKHDPIGNTYYSCVELFAEHVLVCRDEHGEVAATAFSVPFVLGDEPLPVDGWDGVIRRGLRGRLAGDEPDCVSAVEIAVRPDLQGSGLSGRVLAALRDNAGRLGFDELVAPVRPNGKTDPAEPMETYARRTRDDGLPVDPWLRVHVRAGGRIEDVAPRAMVIPGTLEEWRRWTGLPFDRTGPVHVPGALAPVHCDLEHGTATYVEPNVWVRHRT from the coding sequence GTGACCCCCGACGTGCCGCTCGAGACCACGGTCCTCGCCGACCGGCCCGACCTCCTCCCTGCGGTGTGGGGCATGGCCAGCACCTGGCCGGAGTTCATGAAGCACGACCCGATCGGCAACACCTACTACTCCTGCGTGGAGCTGTTCGCCGAGCACGTCCTCGTGTGCCGCGACGAGCACGGCGAGGTGGCGGCCACGGCGTTCTCGGTGCCCTTCGTGCTCGGCGACGAGCCGCTGCCCGTCGACGGCTGGGACGGCGTCATCCGGCGCGGCCTGCGCGGCCGGCTCGCCGGGGACGAGCCGGACTGCGTGTCCGCGGTCGAGATCGCCGTCCGCCCCGACCTGCAGGGCTCGGGTCTGTCGGGCCGGGTGCTGGCGGCGCTGCGCGACAACGCCGGCCGCCTCGGCTTCGACGAGCTGGTCGCGCCGGTGCGGCCCAACGGCAAGACCGATCCCGCCGAGCCGATGGAGACCTACGCCCGCCGCACGCGCGACGACGGCCTGCCGGTCGACCCGTGGCTGCGGGTGCACGTGCGAGCCGGCGGCCGCATCGAGGACGTCGCCCCCCGCGCGATGGTCATCCCGGGCACGCTCGAGGAGTGGCGCCGGTGGACGGGGCTGCCGTTCGACCGGACCGGCCCGGTGCACGTGCCCGGCGCCCTCGCGCCGGTGCACTGCGACCTGGAGCACGGCACGGCGACCTACGTCGAGCCCAACGTGTGGGTGCGCCACCGGACCTGA
- a CDS encoding GuaB3 family IMP dehydrogenase-related protein — MTEIEIGRAKRARRAWSFDDVAIVPSRRTRDPEEVSVAWQIDAYRFEIPVIAAPMDSVMSPETAIALGRLGGLGVLDLEGLWTRYADPTPLLEEIAGLHGVDATRRMQEVYAEPVKAELVGERLRQMRDAGVTVAGALSPQRTKEFAKTVVDAGVDMFVIRGTTVSAEHVSSQAEPLNLKEFIYELDVPVIVGGCATHQAALHLMRTGAAGVLVGFGGGAAHTTRTVLGVRVPMASAVADVAAARRDYLDESGGRYVHVIADGSIGRSGDIAKAVACGADAVMVGSPLARADEAPGRGFHWGAEAWHPELPRGERVEFGTVGSLEQILFGPSAVADGTMNLVGALRRSMATTGYTDLKEFQRVEVVVE, encoded by the coding sequence ATGACCGAGATCGAGATCGGCCGGGCCAAGCGCGCCCGGCGCGCCTGGTCCTTCGACGACGTCGCGATCGTGCCCTCCCGGCGCACCCGCGACCCCGAGGAGGTCAGCGTCGCCTGGCAGATCGACGCCTACCGCTTCGAGATCCCGGTGATCGCCGCGCCGATGGACTCCGTGATGTCGCCGGAGACCGCGATCGCGCTGGGCCGCCTCGGCGGCCTCGGCGTGCTCGACCTCGAGGGCCTGTGGACCCGCTACGCCGACCCGACGCCGCTGCTCGAGGAGATCGCCGGGCTGCACGGCGTCGACGCCACCCGCCGCATGCAGGAGGTGTACGCCGAGCCGGTCAAGGCCGAGCTCGTCGGGGAGCGGCTGCGCCAGATGCGCGACGCCGGGGTCACCGTGGCGGGCGCGCTCTCGCCGCAGCGCACGAAGGAGTTCGCGAAGACGGTCGTGGACGCCGGCGTCGACATGTTCGTCATCCGCGGCACGACGGTCTCCGCCGAGCACGTCTCGAGCCAGGCCGAGCCGCTGAACCTCAAGGAGTTCATCTACGAGCTCGACGTGCCGGTCATCGTCGGCGGCTGCGCCACCCACCAGGCGGCGCTGCACCTCATGCGCACCGGCGCGGCCGGCGTGCTGGTCGGCTTCGGCGGGGGAGCGGCCCACACCACGCGCACCGTCCTGGGCGTGCGGGTGCCGATGGCCTCCGCGGTCGCCGACGTCGCCGCCGCGCGCCGCGACTACCTCGACGAGTCGGGCGGTCGCTACGTCCACGTCATCGCCGACGGCTCGATCGGCCGCTCGGGCGACATCGCCAAGGCCGTGGCCTGCGGCGCCGACGCCGTCATGGTGGGCTCGCCGCTGGCTCGAGCCGACGAGGCGCCGGGTCGTGGCTTCCACTGGGGCGCCGAGGCGTGGCACCCGGAGCTGCCGCGCGGCGAGCGCGTGGAGTTCGGCACCGTCGGCTCCCTCGAGCAGATCCTCTTCGGCCCCTCGGCGGTCGCCGACGGCACGATGAACCTCGTCGGCGCGCTGCGCCGCTCGATGGCCACGACCGGCTACACCGACCTCAAGGAGTTCCAGCGCGTCGAGGTCGTCGTCGAGTGA
- a CDS encoding carbon-nitrogen hydrolase family protein, which produces MTVLRVAAGQAEARPGGDETTVRANAATAARLTTRAAAEGARVLVLPEAFLTGHEPGAFAGPLPAPRDLSGPVGGWLAELQQAATDGDVVVVVSTALDRGTRRTLSSLVVRPGGEVVAAYDKQHLDGLERRHFVVGDAGASVEVDGVRLGLSICYDGCFPEHARAAAADGAQAYLTSAAWFPGGEHRRDLHVASRALENGVYAVLSGLTGRCGALRFTGGSAVVDPEGRVLARLGEEEGLAIADVDTDVVAQVQEAHPMLRDRRSDLGTRHLR; this is translated from the coding sequence GTGACGGTGCTGCGCGTCGCCGCCGGCCAGGCCGAGGCGCGGCCCGGCGGCGACGAGACCACGGTGCGGGCCAACGCCGCCACGGCGGCCCGGCTCACCACCCGCGCCGCCGCCGAGGGCGCCCGGGTGCTCGTGCTGCCCGAGGCGTTCCTCACCGGTCACGAGCCGGGCGCGTTCGCCGGTCCGCTGCCCGCACCCCGCGACCTCTCCGGCCCCGTGGGCGGCTGGCTCGCCGAGCTGCAGCAGGCGGCGACCGACGGCGACGTCGTCGTCGTGGTGTCCACCGCGCTGGACCGCGGCACCCGGCGCACGCTGTCGTCGCTGGTCGTGAGACCGGGCGGCGAGGTCGTCGCGGCCTACGACAAGCAGCACCTCGACGGCCTCGAGCGGCGCCACTTCGTGGTCGGCGACGCCGGCGCGAGCGTGGAGGTCGACGGCGTCCGGCTCGGGCTGTCGATCTGCTACGACGGCTGCTTCCCCGAGCACGCCCGCGCGGCCGCCGCCGACGGTGCGCAGGCCTACCTCACCTCCGCCGCGTGGTTCCCCGGTGGCGAGCACCGCCGCGACCTGCACGTCGCGTCCCGCGCCCTCGAGAACGGCGTGTACGCCGTGCTCTCCGGGCTCACGGGCCGGTGCGGCGCCCTGCGGTTCACCGGCGGGTCGGCCGTCGTCGACCCCGAGGGCCGGGTGCTGGCGCGGCTCGGCGAGGAGGAGGGGCTGGCGATCGCCGACGTCGACACCGACGTCGTCGCGCAGGTGCAGGAGGCGCACCCGATGCTGCGCGACCGCCGCAGCGACCTGGGCACGCGTCACCTGCGCTGA
- a CDS encoding alpha/beta hydrolase fold domain-containing protein: MLTWDVDERRAHPWTRLYVKGMWLHRDKTAFEGAQHTLDQARRLQESGDAPPTRLTRLLTRVRRSERHGLPVWVVRPRRGRPVARVVYVHGGGYVHPLTPDYWRLVRALVRAPAEVVLPAYPLAPGATLDDGLPHLLEVVREDGATDLPTVLAGDSAGGALVLALARRLVDGAGPVPAGVLALSPWLDAELAEDEVRGLESSDPMLAESGLREAGRRWAGECDPGHPWVSPVHLDLDGLPPVDLFVGDQDILRPAVDRLAERARSADVTVRVHERPSMFHVWVTRAIPEARRTRRRLRDLVRHRASRVG; the protein is encoded by the coding sequence ATGCTCACCTGGGACGTCGACGAGCGCCGCGCCCACCCGTGGACGCGGCTCTACGTGAAGGGCATGTGGCTGCACCGCGACAAGACCGCCTTCGAGGGGGCGCAGCACACGCTCGACCAGGCCCGCCGGCTGCAGGAGTCCGGCGACGCACCGCCCACCCGGCTGACCCGGCTGCTGACCCGGGTGCGGCGCAGCGAACGCCACGGCCTGCCGGTGTGGGTCGTGCGACCACGCCGGGGCCGGCCGGTCGCGCGGGTGGTCTACGTGCACGGCGGCGGCTACGTCCACCCGCTGACGCCCGACTACTGGCGACTGGTCCGCGCCCTGGTGCGGGCGCCGGCGGAGGTGGTCCTGCCCGCCTACCCGCTGGCTCCCGGGGCGACGCTCGACGACGGCCTGCCGCACCTGCTGGAGGTGGTGCGCGAGGACGGCGCCACCGACCTGCCGACCGTGCTGGCCGGCGACTCCGCCGGGGGCGCCCTCGTGCTCGCGCTGGCGCGCCGCCTGGTCGACGGCGCCGGGCCCGTGCCCGCCGGCGTCCTCGCGCTGTCGCCGTGGCTCGACGCCGAGCTCGCCGAGGACGAGGTCCGCGGGCTCGAGAGCTCCGACCCGATGCTGGCCGAGTCGGGACTGCGCGAGGCGGGCCGCCGCTGGGCGGGGGAGTGCGACCCGGGGCACCCGTGGGTGAGCCCCGTCCACCTCGACCTCGACGGCCTCCCGCCCGTCGACCTCTTCGTCGGCGACCAGGACATCCTGCGCCCGGCGGTCGACCGGCTGGCGGAGCGGGCACGCTCCGCCGACGTCACGGTGCGCGTGCACGAGCGGCCCAGCATGTTCCACGTCTGGGTCACCCGGGCCATCCCTGAGGCGCGGCGCACCCGTCGACGGTTGCGCGACCTCGTGCGGCACCGGGCGAGCAGGGTCGGTTGA
- a CDS encoding succinic semialdehyde dehydrogenase produces the protein MTAQNPTPDPLLDGPQDPEHDPTATYALEPAYVAALTGRVRATSGETKAVSSPMDGKPLAHVPQSSEADVVEAFARARRAQEAWARTSLDDRAAVLLRLHDLVLDRQDEICDLVVLESGKARKHAFDEVLHVALTARYYARTAHDHLDTQRKLGIVPGLTRVEVNRVPKGVVGIISPWNYPFTMALCDGIPALLAGNAVVAKPDAQTMLTALLGGQLLEEAGFPRDLWQVVAGPGSVVGTSIIGKADYVCFTGSTATGKRVAAGCAERLIGCSLELGGKNPFLVLRDADLERAAEGAVRAAFSNAGQLCVSAERFFVADQVYDRFVERFVARTEAMTLGASLEWGVDMGSLISAEQLAAVTAHVDDAVAKGARVLAGGRARPDLGPFFYEPTILEGVTPEMACFGDETFGPVVSLYRFHDEAEAVARANDGDYGLNGSIFSRDGGRARALAAQVKCGTVNVNEAFGATFASVDSPMGGMRQSGMGRRQGAEGIWRYTESQSVATQRGMALAPPRGVSDKTYGKVMTANLRLMKKLGRA, from the coding sequence ATGACCGCCCAGAACCCCACGCCGGACCCGCTGCTCGACGGTCCGCAGGACCCCGAGCACGACCCCACCGCGACCTACGCGCTGGAGCCGGCCTACGTCGCCGCGCTGACCGGGCGCGTGCGGGCCACCTCGGGGGAGACCAAGGCGGTCAGCTCCCCGATGGACGGCAAGCCGCTGGCGCACGTGCCCCAGTCGAGCGAGGCCGACGTGGTGGAGGCCTTCGCGCGCGCCCGCCGCGCGCAGGAGGCCTGGGCGCGCACCTCGCTCGACGACCGCGCCGCGGTGCTGCTGCGCCTGCACGACCTCGTGCTCGACCGGCAGGACGAGATCTGCGACCTCGTGGTGCTCGAGTCGGGCAAGGCCCGCAAGCACGCCTTCGACGAGGTGCTCCACGTCGCGCTCACCGCGCGCTACTACGCCCGGACCGCCCACGACCACCTCGACACCCAGCGCAAGCTCGGCATCGTCCCGGGCCTGACCCGCGTCGAGGTCAACCGGGTGCCGAAGGGCGTCGTCGGCATCATCTCGCCGTGGAACTACCCCTTCACCATGGCGCTGTGCGACGGCATCCCGGCGTTGCTCGCGGGCAACGCGGTGGTGGCCAAGCCCGACGCGCAGACGATGCTGACCGCGCTCCTGGGCGGCCAGCTGCTCGAGGAGGCGGGCTTCCCGCGCGACCTGTGGCAGGTCGTGGCCGGTCCCGGGTCGGTCGTCGGCACCTCGATCATCGGCAAGGCCGACTACGTCTGCTTCACCGGCTCGACGGCCACCGGCAAGCGCGTCGCGGCCGGCTGCGCCGAGCGGCTCATCGGCTGCTCGCTCGAGCTGGGTGGCAAGAACCCCTTCCTCGTCCTGCGCGACGCCGACCTCGAGCGGGCGGCCGAGGGCGCCGTGCGCGCCGCCTTCTCCAACGCCGGTCAGCTGTGCGTCTCCGCCGAGCGGTTCTTCGTGGCCGACCAGGTCTACGACCGCTTCGTCGAGCGCTTCGTCGCCCGCACCGAGGCGATGACGCTGGGTGCGAGCCTGGAGTGGGGCGTCGACATGGGTTCGCTCATCTCGGCCGAGCAGCTCGCCGCGGTCACGGCCCACGTCGACGACGCGGTCGCCAAGGGCGCCCGGGTCCTCGCCGGCGGTCGCGCCCGGCCCGACCTCGGCCCGTTCTTCTACGAGCCGACCATCCTGGAGGGCGTCACCCCCGAGATGGCCTGCTTCGGCGACGAGACCTTCGGGCCGGTCGTCTCGCTCTACCGCTTCCACGACGAGGCCGAGGCGGTCGCCCGTGCCAACGACGGCGACTACGGCCTGAACGGCTCGATCTTCAGCCGTGACGGCGGCCGCGCCCGCGCCCTGGCCGCGCAGGTGAAGTGCGGCACGGTCAACGTCAACGAGGCCTTCGGTGCCACCTTCGCCTCGGTCGACTCCCCGATGGGCGGCATGCGCCAGTCGGGCATGGGCCGCCGCCAGGGCGCCGAGGGCATCTGGCGCTACACCGAGAGCCAGTCCGTCGCCACCCAGCGCGGGATGGCCCTCGCACCGCCGCGCGGGGTGTCCGACAAGACCTACGGCAAGGTCATGACCGCGAACCTGCGCCTGATGAAGAAGCTCGGGAGGGCCTGA